Proteins encoded together in one Mycobacterium sp. MS1601 window:
- a CDS encoding DUF881 domain-containing protein, translating to MESQTPQERAGAWRWGVPVVCLLAGLLLAATHGVSGGDEIRRSDAPRLVDLVRQSQQSVDRLSAQRDELGTTIDNTHGGSSDRALAAMQQRASELADDAGVDPVHGPGLVITLTDAQRDANGRFPRDASPDDLVVHQQDIQAVLNALWIAGAEAIQMQDQRIIGTSAPRCVGNTLLLNGRTYSPPYTIMAIGDVQAMQQALDDAPLVTLYKQYVVRFGLGYTQQVSEDIEIVGHTAPLRMRYAQPAGPISY from the coding sequence ATGGAATCGCAGACCCCGCAGGAACGCGCCGGCGCATGGCGCTGGGGTGTGCCGGTGGTGTGCCTGCTGGCGGGCCTGCTGCTTGCGGCCACCCACGGCGTGTCAGGCGGTGACGAGATCCGCCGCAGCGACGCCCCCCGCCTGGTGGACCTGGTGCGGCAGTCCCAGCAGTCCGTGGACCGCCTCAGTGCCCAGCGTGACGAGCTGGGCACCACCATCGACAACACTCACGGTGGATCGTCGGACCGGGCGCTGGCCGCCATGCAGCAGCGCGCCAGTGAACTGGCCGACGACGCGGGGGTGGACCCGGTACACGGTCCGGGGCTCGTCATCACGCTCACCGACGCCCAGCGCGACGCCAACGGCCGTTTCCCGCGGGACGCCTCCCCCGACGACCTCGTGGTACACCAGCAGGACATCCAGGCCGTGCTCAACGCACTGTGGATCGCGGGGGCCGAGGCCATCCAGATGCAGGATCAGCGGATCATCGGGACGTCGGCCCCACGATGTGTCGGCAACACGTTGCTGCTCAACGGCCGCACCTACAGCCCGCCGTACACGATCATGGCCATCGGAGACGTCCAGGCCATGCAACAGGCCCTCGACGATGCCCCACTGGTCACCCTCTACAAGCAGTACGTGGTGCGCTTCGGCCTCGGCTACACCCAGCAGGTGAGCGAAGACATCGAGATCGTCGGACACACCGCGCCGCTGCGGATGCGTTACGCCCAGCCGGCGGGGCCCATCAGTTACTGA
- the crgA gene encoding cell division protein CrgA has product MPKSKVRKKNDFTVNPVSRTPVKVKAGPSPVWFVVFFISLMLIGLAWLLVYQLASSELQWMADLGPWNYAIAFAFMITGLLLTMRWR; this is encoded by the coding sequence ATGCCCAAGTCCAAGGTTCGCAAGAAGAACGACTTCACTGTCAACCCGGTGAGCCGCACCCCGGTGAAGGTGAAAGCCGGTCCGTCACCGGTGTGGTTCGTGGTGTTTTTCATCAGCCTGATGCTGATCGGGCTGGCCTGGCTACTGGTGTACCAACTGGCGTCCTCGGAGCTGCAGTGGATGGCCGACCTGGGTCCGTGGAACTACGCGATCGCTTTTGCTTTCATGATCACAGGTCTTTTGCTGACGATGCGTTGGCGTTGA
- a CDS encoding PH domain-containing protein: MSTDQQISWGPKPSGVAALGIAGLVMAIASVTVVTDPPGRLLIGIAALGLLVFASLSWRARPKLAITEAGLAIRGWLSTRHVTRNDIALVRITEFRRIGRKVQLLEIESTDDRLHVFTRWDLGTSPLEVLDALTAAGFGTSARS; encoded by the coding sequence ATGAGTACCGACCAGCAAATTAGTTGGGGACCCAAACCATCTGGAGTCGCAGCTCTGGGCATCGCAGGTCTGGTTATGGCTATCGCGAGTGTGACTGTGGTCACAGATCCGCCGGGGCGCCTTCTCATCGGGATTGCCGCACTGGGTCTGCTTGTGTTTGCAAGCTTGTCGTGGCGCGCGCGCCCGAAGCTGGCAATTACCGAAGCTGGTCTAGCGATTCGCGGTTGGCTGTCCACCCGCCACGTGACCCGCAACGACATCGCTCTGGTCCGCATCACGGAGTTCCGGCGGATCGGCCGGAAAGTTCAGCTTTTGGAGATCGAATCCACCGATGACAGGCTGCACGTCTTCACCCGGTGGGATCTCGGGACCAGCCCACTCGAGGTGCTCGACGCCCTGACTGCGGCTGGATTCGGGACTTCGGCGCGGTCGTGA
- a CDS encoding peptidylprolyl isomerase, with protein MADCETVTSSIQTATATLHTNRGDVKIALFGNHAPKTVANFVGLAQGTKEYSRENASGSTSGPFYDGAVFHRVIDGFMIQGGDPTGTGRGGPGYQFADEFHPELQFDKPYLLAMANAGPGTNGSQFFITVGKTPHLNRRHTIFGEVVDPESQKVVDAIATTATDRNDRPTEPVVIESITIS; from the coding sequence GTGGCAGACTGTGAAACCGTGACTAGCTCCATTCAGACTGCCACTGCAACGCTGCACACCAACCGTGGCGACGTAAAGATCGCCCTGTTCGGTAACCATGCGCCCAAGACCGTCGCGAACTTCGTCGGGCTGGCGCAGGGCACCAAGGAGTACTCCCGGGAGAACGCCTCCGGTAGCACCTCCGGACCGTTCTACGACGGTGCGGTGTTCCATCGGGTCATCGACGGCTTCATGATCCAGGGTGGTGATCCCACCGGCACCGGCCGTGGTGGCCCGGGATACCAGTTCGCCGACGAGTTCCACCCCGAGCTCCAGTTCGACAAGCCCTATCTGCTGGCCATGGCCAATGCCGGCCCGGGGACCAACGGTTCGCAGTTCTTCATCACGGTGGGCAAGACGCCGCACCTGAACCGCCGGCACACCATCTTCGGTGAGGTCGTGGATCCGGAGTCGCAGAAGGTTGTCGACGCCATTGCCACCACCGCCACCGATCGCAACGACCGCCCCACCGAGCCGGTGGTCATCGAGTCGATCACCATCTCTTGA
- the cwsA gene encoding cell wall synthesis protein CwsA, which yields MTSRSDARLTPRQRLGRGLAYTAVGPVDIARGAVGLSAQSLCATASGVRQQYRKSQLRQELEAAQSAVARELVAAREVVTSLPEAIQESRKPKRSRRVAFAVGAVAVLGLGAVTFSILRRSHQPEPSQLPPSVQVDPTP from the coding sequence ATGACTTCCAGATCCGATGCTCGCCTGACTCCCCGCCAGCGCCTCGGCCGCGGGCTCGCCTACACCGCGGTGGGCCCTGTCGATATCGCTCGCGGCGCCGTGGGCCTGAGCGCACAGTCTCTGTGCGCCACCGCTTCCGGCGTGCGCCAGCAATACCGCAAGAGTCAGCTACGGCAGGAACTCGAGGCGGCGCAGAGCGCGGTGGCACGGGAGTTGGTTGCCGCCAGGGAAGTGGTTACCAGCCTGCCCGAGGCCATCCAGGAATCGCGCAAACCCAAGAGGTCGCGCCGGGTGGCGTTCGCCGTGGGCGCGGTGGCAGTTCTCGGACTCGGGGCCGTCACCTTCTCCATCCTGCGCCGCTCGCACCAACCCGAACCGTCACAGTTGCCACCGAGTGTGCAGGTAGATCCCACGCCCTGA
- a CDS encoding aromatic ring-hydroxylating oxygenase subunit alpha → MSATINPRALAAARRVLNDVDGCTDPVATARLLPPEVYTNQDFWEFEKEAIFGREWLCVGHVGEIPQPGDQLPLTIVGEPIVVLRDLSGDVRAMSAVCQHRGQPLFGGLAAEGRDHQGCVNSRRMVCPYHNWQFGLDGRLVAAPSMTETVPVKQLRETIQLPQIRCEVFHGLIFINFDDNAAALAPTVARMDEELSTFGLAELVALPAQIFPNQQWNWKIHHDNALEPYHTSYVHRGVHEAAPAKNARFYEFNPGDGQVMHPTYLLDENAGLASTDGKRTTPIIPGLTDEQRKRVMFASIPPMLFSILQPTFVQLTMLHPTGPGSFDLRRVNLYPKSAVEEPGFMLAYEKFLERKRLAIHQDAVTTAALQQGLGSRYAPRGPLSWMESNIPQLNQWLIERYRKALLDA, encoded by the coding sequence TTGTCGGCCACCATCAACCCCCGAGCACTCGCCGCCGCGCGACGGGTACTCAATGACGTCGACGGCTGCACCGATCCTGTGGCCACCGCCCGGCTGCTGCCGCCGGAGGTCTACACCAATCAGGACTTCTGGGAATTCGAGAAAGAGGCCATCTTCGGCCGCGAATGGTTGTGCGTGGGCCACGTCGGAGAGATCCCGCAGCCCGGCGACCAGCTGCCACTGACCATCGTCGGCGAGCCGATTGTGGTGCTGCGCGATCTCTCCGGCGATGTGCGTGCCATGTCGGCGGTGTGTCAGCACCGCGGGCAACCGCTGTTCGGGGGCCTGGCCGCCGAGGGCCGCGATCACCAGGGGTGCGTCAACTCCCGCCGCATGGTGTGCCCGTACCACAACTGGCAGTTCGGACTCGACGGCCGATTGGTCGCAGCACCCTCGATGACGGAAACCGTTCCGGTGAAACAACTCCGGGAGACCATCCAGCTGCCGCAGATCCGGTGCGAGGTCTTCCACGGCCTGATCTTCATCAACTTCGACGACAACGCGGCAGCGCTGGCGCCCACGGTGGCCCGGATGGACGAGGAACTGTCCACCTTCGGCCTGGCCGAGCTCGTCGCGCTGCCGGCCCAGATCTTCCCCAACCAGCAGTGGAACTGGAAGATCCACCACGACAACGCTTTGGAGCCGTACCACACCAGCTATGTTCACCGCGGCGTTCACGAGGCGGCCCCGGCCAAGAACGCGCGGTTCTACGAGTTCAACCCGGGCGACGGCCAGGTCATGCACCCCACCTATCTGCTCGACGAGAACGCCGGCCTGGCAAGCACCGACGGTAAGCGCACCACGCCGATCATCCCCGGCCTCACCGATGAGCAACGCAAGCGGGTGATGTTCGCCTCCATTCCACCGATGCTGTTCAGCATCCTGCAACCCACCTTCGTCCAGCTGACGATGCTGCACCCCACCGGACCGGGTTCCTTCGACCTGCGGCGGGTCAACCTCTACCCGAAGTCGGCGGTCGAGGAACCCGGATTCATGCTGGCGTACGAAAAGTTCCTGGAGCGAAAGAGACTCGCCATCCATCAGGACGCGGTCACCACGGCGGCCCTGCAGCAAGGCCTCGGCTCGCGTTACGCCCCGCGCGGCCCGCTGTCCTGGATGGAGTCCAACATCCCGCAGCTCAACCAGTGGCTCATCGAACGCTACCGAAAGGCTCTCCTCGATGCCTGA
- a CDS encoding nuclear transport factor 2 family protein, with amino-acid sequence MLTRLDVLESKEAITALMVSYMAATDAEHDKGAKVARLFTEDGRWQSVGPHGNPDWAAVGRPALVTKFDRNVDRMPFSAHFVTNPAVQLDGDTARGQFMYFQACTYRGDQPLWIAGSYDNDFRRVDGQWLISHMRVHNFFTTPFDKGWVAVPHMQTP; translated from the coding sequence ATGCTGACCCGTCTGGACGTCCTGGAGAGCAAAGAGGCGATCACCGCGCTCATGGTGAGCTACATGGCCGCCACCGACGCCGAGCACGACAAGGGCGCCAAAGTGGCTCGGCTGTTCACCGAGGACGGCCGGTGGCAGAGCGTCGGACCGCACGGCAATCCCGACTGGGCCGCCGTAGGCCGGCCGGCGCTGGTGACGAAGTTCGACCGCAACGTCGACCGGATGCCGTTCTCCGCGCACTTCGTCACCAATCCCGCGGTGCAGCTGGACGGCGACACCGCCCGCGGACAGTTCATGTACTTCCAGGCCTGCACGTACCGCGGTGACCAGCCGCTGTGGATCGCCGGCTCCTACGACAACGACTTCCGCCGCGTCGACGGCCAGTGGCTGATCTCGCACATGCGGGTGCACAACTTCTTCACCACCCCCTTCGACAAGGGCTGGGTGGCCGTCCCACACATGCAGACCCCCTGA
- a CDS encoding GntR family transcriptional regulator has product MSSVGSRHRSLRDETVDELRRLILDGELAPGERLNEFNISDRLGVSRFPVREAFRRLEAEGLVESMPRRGVRVVQLDQHELDVVREMRIALESIAVRHTVGRLDETLRSALVDLLEEGQRVSESGEVEDLDELNDRFHSLLGEASGSRFLADTLRAVRNQSRHLVGGKSSAVGHSWEEHAAIIRAILDADDELAVMLMRRHLQSRHANQGGTHSPDEAESADA; this is encoded by the coding sequence ATGTCATCGGTGGGAAGCCGACATCGATCGCTTCGTGATGAGACGGTCGACGAGCTGCGGCGCCTGATCCTCGACGGAGAACTGGCGCCCGGCGAGCGCCTCAACGAGTTCAATATTTCCGATCGTCTCGGGGTCTCGCGATTTCCGGTTCGTGAGGCGTTCCGCCGCCTGGAGGCCGAGGGCCTGGTGGAGTCGATGCCCCGCCGCGGCGTGCGCGTGGTCCAGCTCGACCAGCACGAACTCGATGTGGTGCGCGAAATGCGAATCGCGTTGGAGTCCATCGCGGTGCGCCACACCGTCGGTAGGCTCGACGAGACGCTGCGAAGCGCCCTGGTCGACCTTCTCGAAGAAGGACAGCGTGTGTCCGAATCCGGCGAGGTCGAGGATCTGGACGAACTCAACGACAGGTTCCACAGCCTCCTCGGTGAGGCCAGCGGGTCGCGCTTCCTGGCGGATACCTTGCGCGCGGTGCGCAATCAATCGCGTCACCTGGTCGGCGGGAAGAGTTCGGCCGTCGGCCATTCTTGGGAAGAGCACGCGGCGATCATCAGGGCGATCCTCGATGCCGATGACGAGCTGGCGGTGATGTTGATGCGTCGACACCTGCAGAGCCGGCACGCCAACCAGGGCGGCACGCATTCCCCCGATGAGGCCGAATCCGCCGACGCCTGA
- a CDS encoding VOC family protein, with amino-acid sequence MTTSYSHIAATGKGLVAAKQFDHIVLRVADPVASVNWYVEKFGFLVHRLDEFLAGTVPFPSVEVCPGNIIDLDPRKPATGTNMSHFAIDIDPVDLVALATSGAFENIDGPYRRWGAHGPADLVYVQDPDGHIIELRHYGPSQIEA; translated from the coding sequence GTGACTACTTCCTACAGCCATATCGCAGCAACCGGCAAGGGGCTGGTGGCGGCCAAGCAGTTCGATCACATCGTGCTCCGAGTGGCGGATCCGGTCGCGTCGGTGAACTGGTATGTCGAGAAGTTCGGATTCCTGGTGCACCGCCTCGACGAATTCCTGGCCGGCACCGTGCCGTTCCCGTCAGTGGAGGTATGCCCCGGGAACATCATCGATCTGGACCCCCGTAAGCCGGCCACCGGGACCAACATGTCGCACTTCGCCATCGACATCGACCCCGTCGATCTGGTGGCGCTGGCGACGTCTGGTGCATTCGAGAACATCGACGGCCCCTACCGCCGCTGGGGCGCCCACGGTCCCGCCGACCTGGTCTACGTGCAGGATCCCGACGGCCACATCATCGAGTTGCGCCATTACGGCCCCAGCCAGATCGAGGCCTGA
- a CDS encoding gamma-glutamyltransferase, translating into MEILARRATAVGSGGAVAAGSRTAAAIGARALADGGNAFDAVLSAALAETVALPSKCGLAGDVVALYLTSGSSAPRSLVSVGGAARGLYDAAASAGWPTPLTGPLSVGVPGAPAGYARVAELASMPLARLAAPAIELARRGIWWSSMNTLLAQESRALLREYQPNGCVYAPLQAPHAEGDIVRLPGLADALEEFALCREALFGGPVGTATLKTVERHGGPLSAVDLLSVQPVDEPAHSVETHCGPVWATNAPTFGPSLTSVLAGLDPSTLGSHDARRALSARTNDEGTSTVAAVDAAGNAVVMVHSLSFPQYGSGLVVDGFDLILSNRAGRGFTFAPEHPDSPVPGRRPPTTLHAWGIRFGEGWLLGGTPGGRQQLPWNMQVLGHLMGAPAHRPEHAIGAALCAPRWELAADGTDRLEGRDMPQLSARSGHTVVGRGFPGCVAGADPRWDGAAVAI; encoded by the coding sequence GTGGAGATCCTCGCCCGGCGGGCCACCGCCGTCGGCTCCGGTGGCGCAGTGGCGGCCGGGTCGCGCACCGCGGCGGCGATTGGAGCCCGCGCACTGGCCGACGGCGGTAACGCCTTCGACGCCGTGCTGTCCGCCGCGCTCGCCGAGACGGTGGCCCTGCCCTCGAAGTGCGGGCTCGCCGGTGATGTGGTGGCGCTCTATCTCACCTCCGGCTCCTCGGCACCTCGGTCCCTCGTCTCGGTCGGCGGTGCCGCGCGCGGTCTCTACGACGCGGCCGCGTCGGCCGGTTGGCCGACCCCGTTGACCGGGCCCCTGTCGGTAGGGGTGCCCGGCGCCCCGGCCGGTTACGCCCGGGTGGCCGAGCTGGCGTCGATGCCATTGGCGCGCTTGGCCGCCCCGGCTATCGAGCTCGCGCGCCGGGGCATCTGGTGGTCATCGATGAACACCCTGTTGGCGCAGGAATCCCGGGCGCTGCTGCGCGAATACCAGCCGAACGGCTGTGTCTACGCGCCGCTTCAGGCGCCGCACGCCGAAGGCGACATCGTCCGGCTGCCGGGGCTGGCCGACGCCCTCGAAGAGTTCGCGCTCTGCCGGGAGGCGCTGTTCGGCGGCCCGGTCGGGACGGCGACGCTGAAGACCGTCGAGCGCCACGGCGGGCCGCTGAGTGCCGTGGACCTGCTGTCGGTACAACCGGTGGACGAGCCGGCGCACAGCGTCGAAACACACTGCGGGCCGGTGTGGGCCACCAATGCCCCCACCTTCGGCCCTTCCCTGACCTCCGTCCTCGCCGGCCTCGACCCCTCCACACTGGGCTCCCACGATGCGCGCCGGGCACTGTCCGCGCGGACCAATGACGAGGGAACGTCGACCGTTGCGGCCGTCGACGCCGCAGGCAACGCCGTGGTGATGGTGCACTCACTGTCGTTTCCCCAGTACGGCAGCGGCCTGGTGGTCGACGGCTTCGACCTCATCCTGTCCAACCGGGCCGGCCGCGGATTCACCTTCGCCCCGGAGCACCCCGACAGCCCGGTACCCGGTCGACGGCCGCCGACGACTCTGCACGCGTGGGGAATCCGCTTCGGCGAAGGCTGGCTGCTCGGCGGTACTCCCGGTGGCCGCCAGCAGCTGCCGTGGAACATGCAGGTGCTGGGCCATCTCATGGGTGCCCCGGCCCACCGGCCCGAGCACGCCATCGGCGCCGCGCTGTGCGCACCGCGCTGGGAACTCGCGGCTGACGGCACCGATCGGCTCGAGGGTCGCGACATGCCACAACTCAGCGCGCGATCGGGACACACGGTGGTCGGTCGAGGTTTCCCGGGCTGCGTGGCCGGTGCCGATCCGCGGTGGGACGGCGCGGCGGTGGCGATATGA
- a CDS encoding aspartate dehydrogenase domain-containing protein encodes MTTVAVIGRGTIGSVVASALAAGDVAGCTLLGTADSSTGAPQVRALVSDSDIVVEAATAAVARTLIPLALAAGTDLVACSCAALADDDILADSPRQGRIVLPPGAIGGFDILAAAARRDSDSAEVEHVTIKNSAAFGLAQQLSEPVEMFRGSAREAAKRFPLTSNSSVALAYATVGLDRLLVTVIADPSATGTRHLIRWSSSIGAYEFEFRNAVDEKSGGRTSLITAWSVIQTLDSLHKGAGPGLVFAVGAPHKGSNSR; translated from the coding sequence ATGACGACAGTCGCGGTGATCGGCCGCGGCACCATCGGCAGTGTCGTCGCCTCGGCGCTGGCCGCGGGGGACGTTGCCGGCTGCACCCTGCTCGGGACCGCCGACAGCAGCACCGGCGCACCGCAGGTGCGCGCGTTGGTCTCAGACAGTGACATCGTGGTCGAAGCCGCCACTGCTGCGGTCGCCCGTACGTTGATTCCGTTGGCACTGGCCGCCGGAACCGACCTCGTGGCCTGTTCGTGCGCAGCACTGGCCGACGACGACATCCTGGCCGACTCTCCGCGGCAGGGCCGAATCGTGTTGCCGCCCGGGGCGATCGGTGGGTTCGACATCCTCGCCGCGGCGGCGCGCCGCGATTCCGACTCTGCCGAGGTGGAACACGTCACCATCAAGAATTCCGCCGCTTTCGGCCTGGCGCAGCAGCTCAGTGAGCCCGTCGAGATGTTCCGCGGTTCGGCTCGAGAGGCCGCCAAACGGTTCCCGCTCACCTCCAACTCCTCGGTGGCACTGGCGTACGCCACCGTGGGGCTGGACCGGTTGTTGGTGACAGTCATCGCGGACCCGTCGGCCACCGGGACACGCCACCTCATCCGGTGGTCGTCGTCGATCGGCGCCTACGAATTCGAGTTCCGCAATGCCGTCGACGAAAAGTCAGGCGGGCGAACGTCTCTGATCACGGCGTGGTCGGTGATCCAGACGCTCGACAGTCTCCACAAGGGCGCGGGTCCGGGGTTGGTGTTTGCCGTCGGCGCCCCGCACAAGGGATCCAACAGCCGATGA
- a CDS encoding ABC transporter ATP-binding protein — MAQRLSPAAAPSSHATTPTLAAEPDRVRLKDLCIVFGRGDQAVVAVEGVDLTVRPREIVSIVGHSGCGKSTVLRAIAGLLPDASVQGELAILGQSPDAARKSGLLSMVFQDPVLAPWRTAEGNVRLPSQVARGHRPAPTKTAREQLELVGLKGYENRYPRQLSGGQRQRVSLARALMMQPQVLLMDEPFGALDEITRDEMHTELLRIWGTTETSIVLVTHSITEAVFLSDHIVVMAAHPGRVTDFISVDQPRPRRSDFKDTPEFIDIQHRIRTALETHR, encoded by the coding sequence ATGGCCCAACGTCTCAGCCCTGCCGCCGCGCCGTCCTCCCACGCAACGACCCCCACCCTCGCGGCTGAACCCGATCGCGTGCGGCTCAAGGACCTCTGCATCGTCTTCGGCCGCGGGGACCAGGCCGTGGTCGCGGTGGAGGGCGTCGATCTGACCGTCCGGCCCCGCGAGATCGTGTCGATCGTCGGGCATTCCGGTTGCGGCAAGTCCACCGTCCTGCGTGCCATCGCCGGGTTGCTGCCCGATGCCTCGGTACAGGGCGAACTCGCCATCCTGGGCCAATCGCCCGACGCGGCCCGGAAATCCGGCCTGCTCAGCATGGTGTTCCAGGATCCGGTGCTGGCGCCGTGGCGGACCGCCGAAGGCAACGTCCGGCTACCCTCACAGGTCGCGCGCGGCCACCGGCCCGCACCCACCAAGACAGCCAGGGAACAGCTCGAGCTCGTCGGTCTCAAAGGGTACGAAAACCGTTACCCCCGGCAGCTTTCCGGCGGACAACGGCAGCGCGTGTCGTTGGCACGTGCCTTGATGATGCAGCCCCAGGTCCTCTTGATGGATGAACCGTTCGGCGCGCTGGACGAGATCACCCGCGATGAGATGCACACCGAACTGCTGCGCATCTGGGGGACCACGGAAACCTCCATCGTCCTGGTGACACACTCCATCACCGAGGCGGTGTTCCTGTCCGACCACATCGTGGTGATGGCCGCACACCCCGGCCGCGTCACCGACTTCATCTCCGTCGATCAACCGCGACCGCGACGCAGCGACTTCAAAGACACCCCCGAGTTCATCGACATTCAGCACCGCATCCGCACCGCATTGGAGACACATCGATGA
- a CDS encoding ABC transporter permease: MTAVQTSAPVRAVIPPPQRQRRLMAALRACRSWLAVGVALLLWQGIVGWLEIPTYVLPAPTDIVDAFTSAPGLLLGGLWATTKLSLLGFAAAIVIGVLLAVLIARSELFEQVAYPFLNIIRVMPTVAIAPLLIIWFGRTGVPIIICSCLIAIFPIIVDVAHGLTSVDHDLINMMKLANASELSILFRIRIPNCLPYLFSSFRVSAPGAVVGALLGEFIGAREGLGYLITVYSAQLNTPMVFVLALLSCLLGIVFFNTCVFAERMLVPWKTVVR; encoded by the coding sequence ATGACGGCGGTCCAGACCTCCGCCCCTGTCCGTGCCGTCATCCCGCCACCACAGCGGCAACGACGGCTGATGGCGGCACTCCGCGCCTGCCGCTCCTGGCTCGCGGTTGGCGTGGCACTGCTGCTGTGGCAAGGCATCGTCGGCTGGCTCGAGATCCCGACCTACGTGCTGCCGGCCCCGACCGACATCGTGGACGCCTTCACGAGCGCGCCGGGCCTGCTGCTGGGCGGACTGTGGGCCACCACGAAGTTGTCGCTGCTCGGATTCGCCGCGGCCATCGTCATCGGTGTGCTGCTCGCGGTGTTGATCGCCCGCAGTGAGCTCTTCGAGCAGGTTGCCTATCCCTTTCTCAACATCATCCGGGTGATGCCCACCGTCGCCATCGCCCCGCTGCTGATCATCTGGTTCGGTCGCACCGGTGTTCCGATCATCATCTGCTCGTGTCTCATCGCGATCTTCCCCATCATCGTCGACGTGGCCCATGGTTTGACCTCGGTGGACCACGATCTGATCAACATGATGAAGCTGGCCAACGCCAGTGAACTGTCGATCCTGTTCCGGATCCGGATCCCCAACTGCCTGCCCTACCTGTTCTCGTCGTTCCGGGTGTCCGCGCCCGGGGCCGTGGTGGGTGCTCTGCTCGGTGAATTCATCGGAGCGCGAGAAGGATTGGGATATCTCATCACGGTGTACAGCGCACAGCTGAACACTCCCATGGTGTTCGTCCTGGCGCTGCTGTCCTGCCTGCTCGGAATCGTCTTCTTCAACACGTGTGTCTTCGCCGAGCGGATGCTCGTCCCCTGGAAGACCGTCGTGCGCTGA
- a CDS encoding ABC transporter substrate-binding protein, translated as MPGFARQRPVIALLSVCATLVVGACSSSGDEPATTASETGATPVKMAFEWTCSGDWAVVDEGISQGIFEKNGVDLTYDRGQGGSDTVPLVAAREFDLGILSAPPVVIGAGQGMPLTIIGAAATVGPVTILADPSIKTPKDLEGHTLAVQTDQFEGAVWDAFVTATGIDGDAVQVVPRDDASEAEFLNGDIDALVVFYPTAGTKGIMDRRPGLTVLPMQESVPTYGHTIVANNDFLSESPDAAMGFVTGWAEAAKFVQDNYDESYQRLVEKCPEVDPAALKFSMDAYFDAYTGSYSREHGFGSFSVDGVEETQKVLVDAGLAQPTPVSEFTSEEYQPQPPVLPAAR; from the coding sequence ATGCCCGGCTTCGCTCGTCAACGACCCGTCATCGCGCTGCTGTCCGTGTGCGCGACGCTCGTCGTCGGTGCCTGTTCGTCCTCCGGCGACGAGCCGGCCACCACCGCCTCCGAAACCGGTGCCACCCCGGTCAAAATGGCGTTCGAATGGACCTGCTCCGGTGACTGGGCAGTGGTGGACGAGGGCATCAGCCAAGGCATCTTCGAGAAGAACGGGGTCGATCTCACCTACGACCGCGGGCAGGGCGGCAGTGACACCGTGCCCCTGGTGGCGGCCCGCGAGTTCGACTTGGGCATCCTGTCCGCACCGCCCGTGGTGATCGGTGCCGGACAGGGCATGCCGCTGACCATCATCGGAGCGGCCGCCACCGTCGGACCGGTCACCATCCTCGCGGACCCTTCGATCAAGACCCCCAAGGACCTCGAGGGACACACACTGGCGGTGCAGACCGACCAGTTCGAAGGTGCGGTGTGGGACGCATTCGTCACCGCCACCGGCATCGATGGTGATGCGGTGCAGGTGGTGCCTCGTGACGACGCCTCCGAAGCAGAGTTCCTCAACGGCGACATCGACGCACTCGTCGTCTTCTACCCGACAGCCGGCACCAAGGGCATCATGGACCGGCGACCCGGCCTCACCGTGCTGCCCATGCAGGAATCCGTGCCCACCTACGGCCACACCATCGTCGCCAACAACGACTTCCTCAGTGAAAGCCCGGACGCAGCAATGGGATTCGTCACCGGCTGGGCGGAAGCCGCCAAGTTCGTCCAGGACAACTACGACGAGTCCTACCAGCGACTGGTCGAGAAGTGCCCCGAGGTGGATCCGGCGGCGCTGAAGTTCAGCATGGACGCCTACTTCGACGCCTACACCGGCTCCTACTCCCGAGAGCACGGCTTCGGCTCCTTCTCCGTGGACGGTGTGGAGGAGACTCAGAAGGTCCTGGTGGACGCAGGCCTGGCGCAGCCGACACCGGTATCGGAGTTCACCAGTGAGGAGTACCAGCCGCAACCGCCTGTGCTGCCGGCCGCGCGGTGA